A single Staphylococcus muscae DNA region contains:
- the clpB gene encoding ATP-dependent chaperone ClpB: MDINQMTHSIQNALQKAIESTQTYQLTNIETEAVLKAVLEADESLYKTILERAEIDTEALAKAYDKKLTQYPKVTGDNVQYGQYLSPKTNTLFNKAEEQMKAYDDQFISMEHMLLAAMEVDETTASFVEYKEQVIKEIIKKVRGGNHVTTQNPEVNYEALSKYGRDLVEEVRKGNMDPVIGRDEEIRNTIRILSRKTKNNPVLIGEPGVGKTAIVEGLAQRIVKKDVPDSLLDKTVFELDLSALVAGAKYRGEFEERLKAVLKEVKDSDGRILLFIDEIHMLVGAGKTDGAMDAGNMLKPMLARGELHCIGATTLNEYREYIEKDSALERRFQKVNVKEPNIDDTISILRGLKERYEVHHGVRIQDRALVAAAELSDRYITDRFLPDKAIDLVDQASATIRTEMGSNPTELDQANRRVMQLEIEENALKKESDEASRVRLQELQEELAEEKEKQAQLQARVEQEKEKIAKVQEKRAELDESRKALEDAENNYDLEKAAVLQHGKIPQLEKELKELEAAFQEAQGEDNDRIIREVVTDEEIGEIVSQWTGIPVSKLVETEREKLLNLSDILHQRVVGQDRAVDLVSDAVVRARAGIKDPSRPIGSFLFLGPTGVGKTELAKSLASTLFDSEKHMIRIDMSEYMEKHAVSRLIGAPPGYVGHDEGGQLTEAVRRNPYSVILLDEVEKAHTDVFNVLLQILDEGRLTDSKGRSVDFKNTIIIMTSNIGSQILLENVKNEGAITEETEKAVMQSLNAYFKPEILNRMDDIVLFRPLSVDDMQMIVDKILTNLNMRLMDQRITLDLTDEAKKWMGETAYEPEYGARPLKRFVQRHVETPLARLIIKDNLQEGTHVHGYLQDSAIYFDIEKPSEIE, from the coding sequence AACAGAAGCTGTACTGAAAGCAGTTCTTGAAGCAGATGAGAGTTTATACAAAACAATTTTAGAACGTGCAGAAATAGATACAGAGGCACTTGCCAAAGCGTATGATAAAAAATTAACACAATATCCTAAGGTAACAGGTGATAATGTTCAGTATGGGCAATATTTATCGCCAAAGACAAATACATTATTTAATAAAGCAGAAGAACAGATGAAAGCATATGATGATCAATTCATCTCTATGGAACACATGTTGTTAGCTGCGATGGAAGTAGACGAAACAACCGCATCGTTTGTTGAATATAAAGAACAAGTGATTAAAGAAATTATAAAAAAAGTCAGAGGGGGAAACCATGTGACAACACAAAATCCTGAAGTGAACTATGAAGCATTATCAAAATATGGACGTGATTTAGTAGAAGAAGTACGTAAGGGCAACATGGATCCGGTTATTGGTCGTGACGAAGAAATTCGTAACACAATTCGTATTTTAAGCAGAAAAACAAAAAACAACCCAGTTTTAATCGGTGAACCGGGTGTAGGTAAAACAGCAATCGTTGAAGGATTGGCACAACGTATTGTAAAAAAAGACGTACCAGATTCATTACTCGACAAAACTGTTTTTGAACTCGATTTAAGTGCATTAGTTGCGGGTGCAAAATATCGTGGTGAATTTGAAGAACGATTGAAAGCCGTTTTGAAAGAAGTAAAAGACTCAGATGGCCGTATCTTATTATTTATTGATGAAATTCATATGCTCGTTGGTGCAGGGAAAACTGACGGTGCAATGGATGCCGGGAATATGTTGAAGCCAATGCTTGCACGTGGAGAATTGCATTGCATTGGTGCGACAACGTTAAACGAATATCGTGAATATATTGAAAAAGATTCTGCCTTAGAGCGTCGTTTCCAAAAAGTGAATGTGAAAGAGCCAAACATTGATGATACGATATCAATATTACGTGGCTTGAAAGAACGCTATGAAGTCCATCATGGGGTTCGCATTCAAGACCGTGCATTGGTTGCAGCTGCAGAATTATCTGATCGCTATATTACCGACCGCTTTTTACCAGACAAGGCGATTGACTTAGTAGACCAAGCTTCGGCGACGATTCGTACAGAAATGGGATCTAATCCAACAGAACTCGACCAAGCAAATCGTCGTGTGATGCAGCTGGAAATAGAAGAAAATGCATTGAAGAAAGAGTCGGATGAAGCGAGCCGTGTACGTCTCCAAGAACTACAAGAAGAACTCGCTGAAGAGAAAGAAAAACAAGCACAATTACAAGCACGTGTAGAACAAGAGAAAGAAAAAATTGCGAAAGTCCAAGAAAAACGTGCAGAATTAGATGAAAGTCGTAAAGCATTGGAAGATGCAGAAAATAATTATGACTTGGAAAAAGCAGCTGTGTTACAACATGGTAAAATCCCACAATTAGAAAAAGAATTAAAAGAACTGGAAGCCGCCTTCCAAGAAGCACAAGGTGAAGACAATGATCGTATTATCCGAGAAGTCGTAACAGATGAAGAAATTGGAGAAATTGTCAGTCAATGGACAGGTATTCCAGTATCCAAATTAGTAGAAACAGAACGAGAAAAACTATTGAACTTATCGGATATTTTACATCAACGTGTGGTTGGTCAAGATCGTGCTGTTGATCTAGTATCAGATGCGGTTGTACGTGCCAGAGCAGGTATTAAAGATCCAAGTCGTCCAATCGGTTCATTCTTATTCTTAGGGCCAACAGGTGTCGGTAAAACAGAACTTGCCAAATCACTTGCATCAACGTTATTTGATTCTGAAAAACATATGATTCGTATTGACATGAGTGAATATATGGAGAAACATGCCGTATCTCGATTGATTGGAGCACCTCCAGGATACGTTGGTCATGACGAAGGCGGTCAATTAACTGAAGCAGTTAGACGCAATCCATATTCAGTCATCTTATTAGATGAAGTTGAAAAAGCACATACAGATGTTTTCAACGTTCTATTACAAATATTAGATGAAGGTCGCTTAACTGACTCTAAAGGACGCAGTGTAGACTTTAAAAACACCATTATCATTATGACAAGTAATATTGGTTCACAGATTCTGCTTGAAAATGTCAAAAATGAAGGAGCCATTACGGAAGAAACAGAAAAAGCAGTGATGCAAAGTTTAAATGCTTACTTCAAACCAGAAATTTTAAATCGTATGGATGATATCGTATTATTCCGACCATTATCTGTTGATGATATGCAAATGATTGTTGATAAAATCCTAACAAACTTAAATATGCGTTTAATGGATCAACGCATTACCTTAGACTTAACGGATGAAGCGAAAAAATGGATGGGTGAAACAGCTTATGAACCAGAATATGGTGCACGTCCATTGAAACGTTTCGTACAACGTCATGTGGAAACACCATTAGCACGCCTAATTATTAAAGACAACTTGCAAGAAGGTACACATGTGCATGGTTATTTACAAGATAGTGCTATTTATTTTGACATAGAGAAACCATCTGAAATTGAATAA